A single window of Aspergillus oryzae RIB40 DNA, chromosome 8 DNA harbors:
- a CDS encoding AMP deaminase (adenosine monophosphate deaminase) produces the protein MPTVSPSPGTTYAGYRKAEKKVTVTFLSMTPRLDANVNAAETSSEDEASLHSHSGNPQARVGDTTANESSFAASTKTSGDILPRDRLLKTPTYDYAYEKSMSHAEAKLFYQHHQFASRSADSEPTLNPVPANHNAAVTQTEGTPSYTPTVMEHNSSEDYTVSTVCQNDTFSKFQPAANPTSLLGRDSHFIQEYQSNGSAVNDTHGTLGLHAMPSRVQDQLGQTAFGAGNDHSAGDVLGTAQGILNTTPGDDAVTSELNVICRKILRLLDRRSEYIQLSLQGAGDNPKDHSDWKVYPAPPEPAWEGDNETGKFNDTSRPDQKKRKMGQDIGEDFDMAECLPLPEASDWVFKLDGNSVYQVYETYDTACPNEPVVQIPSLRDFYMDLDAVIDVSTDGPAKSFAFKRLSYLEGKFQLYTLLNEYQEIADSKKVPHRDFYNVRKVDTHVHHSACMNQKHLLRFIKSKMKKSPDEVVLFRDGKHLTLKEVFESINLTAYDLSIDTLDMHAHTDSFHRFDKFNLKYNPVGESRLREIFLKTDNYIKGRYLAEITKEVISDLESSKYQMVEWRISIYGRSIQEWDKLAAWVVDNKLFSPNVRWLVQIPRLYDVYKSSGMMENFEQVITNVFQPLFEVTKDPNSHPKLHLFLQRVVGFDSVDDESKAERRLYRKYPIPREWNTKQNPPYSYWIYFMFANIASLNIWRKRRGFNTFVLRPHCGEAGDPDHLAVGFLCCHSISHGILLRKVPLLQYLFYLDQIGIAMSPLSNNALFLTYDKNPFANFFRRGLNVSLSTDDPLQFAFTKEPLIEEYSVAAQIYKFSAVDMCELAKHSVLQSGFELALKQRWLGTNCSAAGVSGNNVAKSNVPDIRERFRHETLLGELALIGRYVDSLSTYSKALPLRGQLHPSVTTENENNPSHRKPHYAPSTSGLFHSPAMIALRKEAQATAFLQTSNTVNPPKYLQNQSETNAAGEACFPSSTPPGPKSSEDTGPETLPEQKIFPGIVHERAQRGSMLTRALAEDDKDTKDGGKDVKNCPSPS, from the exons ATGCCTACCGTGtcaccttctcctggaaCGACGTATGCGGGATATAGaaaggcggagaagaaagtaACTGTCACTTTT CTCAGCATGACTCCTAGGCTTGATGCCAATGTTAACGCTGCTGAAACCTCATCGGAAGACGAGGCTTCCCTGCATTCCCACAGTGGGAATCCGCAGGCACGCGTAGGTGACACTACAGCCAATGAATCTAGTTTTGCCGCGTCGACAAAAACATCCGGTGACATTCTACCAAGGGATAGACTGCTCAAAACTCCTACCTACGATTATGCGTATGAAAAATCAATGAGCCATGCGGAAGCAAAACTTTTCtatcagcatcatcaattCGCCTCACGGAGTGCCGACAGTGAGCCTACCCTGAACCCAGTACCTGCAAATCACAATGCAGCCGTCACACAGACAGAGGGTACGCCAAGCTATACACCCACCGTGATGGAACACAATAGCTCCGAAGACTACACAGTCAGCACCGTGTGCCAAAATGATACATTTTCAAAGTTTCAGCCCGCTGCAAACCCCACTTCGCTGCTTGGTCGTGACTCGCACTTCATTCAAGAGTACCAGTCCAATGGTTCCGCTGTAAACGATACTCATGGTACTCTCGGGTTGCATGCAATGCCATCCAGAGTCCAGGACCAATTGGGTCAAACTGCATTTGGGGCAGGTAATGACCATTCTGCTGGTGATGTGTTGGGTACCGCCCAAGGCATATTGAATACTACTCCGGGCGACGATGCTGTTACATCAGAATTGAACGTAATTTGTCGCAAAATACTAAGATTACTCGATCGGCGATCCGAATACATCCAGCTATCATTGCAAGGTGCTGGAGATAACCCTAAGGATCATTCCGACTGGAAAGTATACCCTGCGCCGCCAGAACCAGCATGGGAAGGTGACAATGAAACTGGAAAATTTAACGACACCTCCCGACCcgaccagaagaaaaggaagatggGTCAAGATATCGGAGAAGATTTTGACATGGCCGAGTGCCTACCTCTTCCCGAGGCATCAGACTGGGTTTTCAAGCTCGATGGGAATAGTGTGTATCAAGTGTACGAAACTTATGACACCGCCTGTCCTAATGAACCTGTTGTTCAAATTCCTTCCCTGAGAGATTTCTACATGGATCTCGACGCGGTCATAGATGTATCAACGGACGGGCCCGCAAAGAGCTTCGCGTTTAAACGCCTTTCTTACCTGGAGGGAAAGTTTCAGCTTTATACTCTGCTAAATGAATATCAAGAAATAGCCGACAGCAAGAAAGTACCTCACAGAGATTTTTACAATGTTCGAAAAGTCGACACACATGTGCATCACTCTGCATGTATGAATCAGAAGCACCTCCTTCGTTTCATCAAAAGCAAGATGAAAAAGTCACCTGATGAAGTCGTGTTATTCAGGGATGGCAAACATTTGACGTTGAAGGAGGTTTTTGAGAGTATCAATCTTACAGCTTACGATTTAAGTATCGATACGCTCGACATGCAC GCGCACACAGATTCTTTCCACAGGTTTGACAAGTTTAACCTCAAATATAATCCTGTCGGCGAATCTCGACTGCGAGAAATATTCCTGAAGACAGACAATTATATCAAAGGGCGTTATCTAGCAGAGATAACAAAGGAGGTCATCTCGGACTTGGAATCCAGCAAATACCAAATGGTAGAATGGCGTATCTCAATTTACGGCAGGTCTATCCAGGAATGGGATAAACTTGCAGCCTGGGTAGTTGACAATAAGTTATTCTCCCCTAATGTTCGCTGGCTTGTCCAAATACCCCGACTTTATGACGTGTACAAGTCGAGCGGCATGATGGAAAACTTTGAGCAGGTCATCACCAACGTCTTCCAGCCGCTATTTGAAGTGACAAAGGATCCTAATAGCCATCCAAAACTTCATTTATTCTTGCAGCGTGTAGTCGGTTTTGACAGTGTCGACGACGAGAGCAAAGCAGAGCGACGACTGTATAGGAAATATCCTATTCCAAGAGAATGGAATACGAAACAAAATCCACCATACAGCTATTGGATATACTTCATGTTTGCAAACATCGCATCCCTGAATATCTGGCGCAAACGGCGAGGATTCAACACGTTTGTCCTAAGGCCGCACTGTGGCGAAGCTGGTGACCCTGATCATCTTGCGGTTGGGTTCCTCTGCTGCCACAGCATCAGCCATGGGATCCTGCTTCGGAAAGTCCCTTTACTGCAGTATTTATTCTACCTTGATCAAATTGGGATTGCCATGTCGCCTCTCAGCAACAATGCTCTGTTTCTGACGTATGACAAAAATCCATTTGCCAATTTTTTCAGGCGAGGCTTGAATGTGTCGTTATCTACTGACGATCCATTACAATTTGCGTTCACCAAGGAGCCCTTGATTGAAGAATACTCGGTTGCGGCACAAATCTATAAGTTTAGCGCGGTTGATATGTGTGAGCTGGCGAAACACTCAGTCTTACAAAGTGGTTTCGAGCTCGCCTTAAAGCAAAGATGGCTTGGCACAAACTGTTCAGCGGCAGGAGTCTCGGGAAACAATGTTGCAAAAAGCAATGTTCCAGACATTCGAGAGAGATTTAGGCATGAAACCTTGTTAGGAGAGCTGGCACT GATTGGAAGATATGTTGACAGTCTGAGTACATATTCAAAAGCACTACCCCTCAGAGGCCAGTTGCATCCTAGCGTGACCACGGAAAATGAGAACAATCCAAGCCATCGTAAGCCCCATTACGCACCGTCAACTAGTGGTCTATTTCACTCACCAGCAATGATAGCTTTGCGGAAGGAGGCTCAGGCTACAGCATTTCTGCAGACTTCTAATACGGTGAATCCTCCCAAATATTTACAAAATCAGTCTGAGACCAACGCCGCTGGAGAGGCTTGCTTCCCAAGTTCCACTCCCCCGGGTCCCAAATCTAGCGAGGATACTGGACCCGAAACGTTACCAGAACAAAAGATATTCCCTGGTATTGTGCACGAAAGGGCTCAGCGGGGTAGTATGTTGACTCGGGcattggctgaagatgacaagGATACGAAAGACGGGGGTAAAGATGTCAAAAATTGCCCAAGTCCATCATGA
- a CDS encoding putative actin binding protein (drebrins and related actin binding proteins), translated as MASLNLSSNGPSIVKSYQAVVNSSPPTNSSSPTYGQWAVFSVSAPLVSAFQQDTGSKESVLKVQSTGDGELADLIDEFSEGKMQFAFVKVTDPNTGLPKSVLIAWCGEGVPERTKGYFTSHLSAVSKLLHGYHVQITARADGDLTAEGIIRKVGDASGAKYSAGAGQPAAAPTKPPISSKPVFTPSRTDGISSNATPAAPQKPLQKDTDNDGWGPDAPPVTRTELEKVQPAYQPTRVNIQALRSGKPHVANMQVQHTTEDHSDVVKGGYQPVGKVDIAAIRRQAREAGEMKDDRPEPVKGAYEPVGKIDIAAIRARAQKPSELMADDSKLAAPNNAERQAESGNYTNPGHSERLTSLPKPKVANKFGANQSFVGTKPPLPSGSMPKPTSAVAPVGSASRTFADEGGKTPAQLWAERKAKERGQATASDVPPLGHEEPSLQTQHSGRAEWKSSYSGRTWTPVQTTHTGKSLGSNTSHQATDPTANDATATEPQVPQSVSALRDQFADKSLDDSAPEARSDEPWDTGRSVPLPGLPTGPVQPEASQEPEAHQVAPSPPEQPRSPTPTPPVREASPIRVAMPVGRGATDIHDDQRSPPAVLPTESLRQTVPKDADLADDTQDVARATAEATVGSNLQTNGIQAVVQYDYERAEDNEIELREGEYVTEIEMVDKDWWLGSNARGERGLFPSNYVELLEDKPQNSTSPDLHEHNLDTNIQEPHAEIVAPLASSSANGPTATALYDYEAAEDNELSFPEGAEITHIEFPDDDWWFGKYHNKEGLFPANYVELRK; from the exons ATGGCATCCCTTAACCTTTCATCCAATGGGCCTTCAATAGTAAAGAGCTATCAAGCTGTTGTCAACTCTTCCCCACCCACAAACTCTTCTTCGCCTACATATGGACAATGGGCAGTGTTTTCAGTTTCAGCACCGCTTGTTAGTGCTTTTCAGCAAGACACGGGCAGCAAGGAGAGCGTTCTAAAGGTCCAGAGCACCGGAG ATGGTGAACTTGCCGATCTTATTGACGAATTCTCCGAAGGAAAGATGCAATTCGCCTTTGTTAAGGTCACCGACCCAAATACTGGACTTCCCAAGAGTGTGCTTATTGCATGGTGTGGGGAGGGCGTTCCCGAACGGACGAAGGGTTATTTTACTAGTCACCTATCTGCGGTCTCAAAATTGTTACAT GGTTACCATGTTCAAATCACTGCACGTGCGGACGGGGACTTGACTGCAGAAGGAATTATACGGAAAGTTGGGGACGCATCCGGTGCTAAATACTCTGCAGGAGCTGGACAGCCGGCCGCCGCTCCTACAAAGCCGCCAATCTCATCCAAGCCAGTTTTCACACCATCGCGGACCGATGGTATCAGCTCGAATGCCACACCAGCTGCTCCCCAGAAACCTCTCCAGAAAGATACGGACAATGATGGCTGGGGCCCAGATGCCCCTCCAGTCACCAGGACAGAACTTGAAAAGGTGCAGCCGGCCTACCAACCAACCAGGGTTAACATACAGGCCCTTAGATCAGGAAAGCCACATGTAGCAAACATGCAGGTTCAACATACCACCGAAGATCATAGCGACGTTGTCAAGGGCGGCTATCAACCAGTGGGCAAAGTAGACATTGCTGCCATAAGGAGGCAGGCACGTGAGGCAGGCGAAATGAAGGATGACCGGCCGGAACCAGTGAAGGGAGCATACGAACCAGTTGGCAAGATTGATATTGCTGCTATTCGAGCCAGGGCTCAAAAACCCAGCGAGTTGATGGCAGACGATAGCAAATTAGCTGCACCAAATAACGCCGAGAGGCAAGCGGAATCCGGAAACTACACAAATCCAGGACACTCCGAGCGTTTAACAAGTCTACCGAAGCCAAAGGTCGCGAATAAGTTCGGAGCGAACCAGTCGTTCGTTGGGACCAAACCTCCTCTGCCTAGTGGATCCATGCCAAAACCAACTTCAGCAGTTGCGCCCGTCGGTAGCGCAAGCAGAACTTTTGCAGATGAGGGAGGAAAGACTCCCGCACAACTTTGGGCAGAGAGAAAAGCGAAGGAACGGGGACAAGCTACTGCATCTGATGTACCACCATTGGGGCACGAGGAGCCCTCGCTTCAAACACAGCACAGCGGCAGAGCCGAGTGGAAGAGCTCATACAGCGGTAGAACGTGGACCCCTGTTCAGACCACACACACTGGAAAGTCTCTCGGCAGCAATACATCTCACCAGGCTACGGACCCTACTGCAAACGATGCCACGGCAACAGAGCCTCAAGTCCCCCAAAGTGTCAGTGCTCTTCGAGACCAATTTGCGGACAAGTCACTTGATGACTCGGCTCCCGAGGCTAGGTCCGATGAGCCGTGGGATACAGGACGTTCTGTACCTCTGCCCGGCTTACCAACGGGACCTGTGCAACCAGAAGCTAGCCAGGAGCCCGAAGCTCACCAAGTGGCTCCGAGCCCTCCTGAGCAGCCTCGGTCCCCTACTCCAACCCCTCCAGTACGGGAAGCATCGCCTATCCGTGTTGCCATGCCTGTTGGACGTGGTGCCACAGATATTCATGATGACCAGCGCTCGCCACCCGCTGTTTTGCCCACGGAAAGTCTTCGTCAGACGGTGCCGAAAGATGCAGACCTTGCAGATGACACGCAAGATGTCGCCCGGGCAACGGCAGAGGCTACAGTTGGGAGCAACCTCCAGACCAACGGCATTCAAGCCGTGGTGCAGTACGATTATGAAAGAGCGGAAGACAATGAGATTGAGCTCAGGGAAGGTGAATATGTGACGGAGATTGAAATGGTTGACAAGGACTGGTGGTTGGGTTCAAACGCTCGTGGTGAGAGGGGTCTCTTCCCGAGTAACTATGTTGAGCTACTGGAAGACAAGCCGCAGAATTCTACCTCGCCGGACTTGCATGAGCACAATTTGGACACAAACATTCAAGAGCCTCATGCGGAAATAGTGGCGCCTTTAGCCTCGAGCTCAGCTAATGGACCCACTGCTACAGCGTTGTATGATTATGAAGCCGCGGAAGACAACGAGCTTAGTTTTCCGGAGGGAGCTGAGATCACTCATATC GAATTCCCCGACGATGACTGGTGGTTTGGTAAATATCACAATAAAGAAGGCCTCTTCCCAGCAAATTATGTAGAACTTCGAAAGTGA
- a CDS encoding dynamin-related GTPase DNM1 (vacuolar sorting protein VPS1, dynamin, and related proteins), with the protein MASLSEDLLVTVNKLQDLVFNTIGNDSLDLPQIVVVGSQSSGKSSVLENIVGRDFLPRGSGIVTRRPLILQLINIPSERHDKPDTDEIHVPHTAASVAGQHEWAEFHHLPGRKFEDFALVKQEIEAETARIAGSNKGINRQPINLKIFSPHVLNLTMVDLPGLTKVPIGDQPSDIEKQTRALILEYIAKPNSLVLAVSPANVDLVNSEALKLARQVDPMGRRTIGVLTKLDLMDHGTNAMDILSGRVYPLKLGFIGVVNRSQQDIQSGKSLSDALQAEVDFFRHHPAYRNMANRCGTQFLAKTLNTTLMSHIRDRLPDIKARLNTLMGQTQQELASYGNKQFSGKEHRGSLILQLMTRFASSFISSIDGTSSEISTKELCGGARIYYIFNSVFGNSLETIDPTHNLTVSDIRTAIRNSTGPRPSLFVPELAFDLLVKPQIKMLEAPSQRCVELVYEELIKICHTCGSQELLRFPRLQAKLIEVVSDLLRERLGPCSAYVESLISIQRAYINTNHPNFLGAAAAMSSIIQNKQEQERKSALAEDRRKREKRRQRELGGINGSTSLSPEDEEEQALEQKAQNIPIRSQSAKGTRNMPPNIGKLQESGIAATLNGAHQNPHAMFGGTNTTRDSFLNYFFGKDGAQPSPSLPQPSSQSRPSNHTNEVSTTQSIRRTEVRSPVMPPDDYVPVPEYIGEISSLENTEPTLSDRELLETELIRRLISSYFDIVRETIADQVPKAIMHLLVNHSKDVVQNRLVSELYKEDLFGELLYEDDGIKAEREKCERLLETYKEAAKIVGEVL; encoded by the exons atGGCGTCACTTAGCGAAGACTTGCTTGTAACCGTCAACAAGTTGCAAGACCTTGTTTTCAATACAATTGGGAATGATTCTCTTGACTTGCCGCAAATA GTTGTGGTAGGCTCTCAGTCGTCAGGGAAGTCGTCCGTGCTTGAGAATATTGTCGGTAGAGATTTCTTGCCGAGAGGAAGCGGCATAGTTACGAGGCGCCCTTTAATACTGCAGCTTATAAACATACCCAGCGAACGCCATGACAAACCTGACACCGATGAGATCCACGTTCCTCACACTGCCGCCAGTGTGGCTGGACAGCATGAATGGGCGGAATTTCATCACCTCCCTGGTCGGAAATTTGAGGACTTCGCCCTGGtgaaacaagaaattgaagCCGAGACCGCAAGGATAGCCGGAAGCAATAAGGGAATCAATAGGCAACCCATCAATCTTAAGATATTTTCGCCTCATGTTCTTAATCTCACCATGGTTGACTTACCAGGGTTAACCAAAGTGCCCATTGGCGATCAACCGTCTGACATAGAGAAGCAGACTCGAGCGCTAATTTTGGAATATATAGCAAAGCCCAACAGCCTTGTCCTGGCGGTATCTCCGGCAAATGTCGACTTGGTGAACTCTGAAGCCCTGAAGCTTGCTCGCCAGGTAGATCCTATGGGGCGCAGAACAATCGGCGTTCTGACAAAGTTAGATCTCATGGACCACGGCACGAATGCTATGGATATTCTTTCGGGACGTGTCTATCCTCTGAAGCTGGGGTTCATTGGCGTTGTCAACAGATCCCAACAAGACATTCAATCAGGGAAATCCTTATCTGATGCTTTACAGGCAGAAGTTGATTTCTTCCGGCATCACCCTGCCTACCGTAACATGGCAAATCGTTGTGGAACACAGTTTTTGGCAAAAACACTGAATACGACTTTGATGTCTCACATTAGAGATCGACTCCCTGATATCAAAGCCCGTTTGAATACCCTCATGGGTCAAACACAACAGGAGCTTGCTAGCTATGGCAATAAACAGTTCAGTGGCAAGGAACATCGTGGTTCATTGATCCTGCAACTAATGACACGTTTTGCCTCCTCTTTTATATCTTCCATTGACGGAACTTCATCTGAAATCTCAACCAAGGAGCTTTGCGGTGGTGCCAGAATCTATTATATATTCAACTCCGTTTTCGGCAATTCTCTTGAAACAATTGACCCTACACACAACCTGACAGTGTCAGATATCAGAACAGCAATTCGAAACTCAACTGGCCCTCGTCCGAGTCTCTTTGTCCCTGAACTTGCTTTCGATTTGCTCGTGAAACCTCAGATCAAGATGTTGGAAGCTCCTAGTCAGAGATGTGTAGAGCTTGTGTACGAGGAACTTATAAAAATTTGCCATACTTGCGGATCACAAGAACTCCTACGCTTTCCACGCCTACAAGCAAAGCTTATTGAGGTAGTATCCGACCTCCTTCGTGAGCGCTTGGGGCCTTGTTCAGCATATGTGGAGTCGCTGATTTCCATACAAAGAGCCTATATAAATACAAATCATCCGAACTTTCTCGGTGCGGCGGCCGCGATGTCTTCCATCATTCAGAATAAACAggagcaagaaaggaagtcTGCATTAGCAGAAGATAGAAGGAAGCGTGAGAAGCGACGACAGAGAGAACTTGGCGGAATTAACGGAAGTACAAGTCTCTCCCccgaggatgaggaggagcaAGCACTAGAGCAAAAGGCTCAGAACATCCCTATCAGGAGTCAGTCTGCAAAAGGCACAAGAAACATGCCCCCTAATATTGGAAAGCTCCAAGAAAGTGGTATCGCGGCAACTTTGAACGGTGCACATCAAAATCCACATGCCATGTTCGGTGGCACAAACACCACACGTGATTCTTTCCTGAATTACTTTTTTGGCAAGGATGGCGCCCAGCCATCCCCATCGCTTCCTCAACCTTCGAGCCAAAGCAGACCTTCCAACCACACCAACGAAGTCAGTACCACCCAAAGTATTCGGCGGACGGAGGTGCGCTCTCCAGTGATGCCGCCCGATGACTATGTACCTGTTCCGGAATATATTGGCGAGATCAGCTCTCTT GAAAATACCGAACCGACTCTCTCCGACCGTGAGCTGTTGGAGACGGAGTTGATTCGCCgcttgatatcttcctaCTTCGATATTGTTCGGGAAACTATTGCTGACCAGGTTCCCAAGGCTATCATGCACCTTCTTGTCAATCATAGTAAAGATGTTGTGCAAAATAGGCTTGTCAGCGAACTTTATAAGGAAGATCTTTTTGGGGAGCTTCTTTACGAGGATGATGGGATTAAggcggagagggagaagtGCGAAAGACTTCTAGAAACCTACAAGGAGGCCGCGAAAATCGTAGGCGAGGTCCTGTAG